One window of Buchnera aphidicola (Periphyllus acericola) genomic DNA carries:
- the gyrA gene encoding DNA gyrase subunit A — translation MNKFAKKIIKVKIEKELKNSYLDYAMSVIIGRALPDVRDGLKPVHRRILFAMYILNNKWNKPYKKSARIVGDVIGKYHPHGDTAVYDSIVRMAQFFSLRYMLIDGQGNFGSIDGDSPAAMRYTEIRMSKIAHTFLNDLDKKTVKFIKNYDGSEKIPEILPAEIPNLLINGSSGIAVGMATNIPPHNLNETINACLKYLNNPKISLNNLMKYIPGPDFPTYGIINGKSGIKTAYKTGKGKIYIRARIKIENNIKTKKKSIIIYQLPYQTNKSKLIKKIANLVKEKKIEGISALRDESDKDGMRIVIEIKKEFLSEIILNKLYLLTSLQISFGINMVALYQGQPKLMNLKDIIQSFIIHRKEIVTKRCFFNYKKYKKKMILLEGLTVALENIDQIISCIKSSNKTKEAKKILLSKKWKINSSIKKIINKKKLNKKYTFSDKQVEKILNTKLSKLTNLEYEKIIYQYQKFKKEMFYLKEILNNEKKMIKVIEKELKLIKKKFGDLRKTEITDKKSNIAIKDMITSEDVVVTLSHSGYVKYQPITEYKAQKRGGKGKYAAKVKSEDYIENLLIANTHDTILCFSSKGIIYWMKVYQLPEASRHSRGKPIINLLPLNNKERITAILPLSKYLEKKNIFMATALGIVKKTSLKKFQNPRNKGIIALNLKKNDELIGVSLTNGKNNIMLFTSKGKVVQFSENYVRSMGRTATGVKGIKIEKNDKVVSLIIPKKNGEILVITKKGYGKRTNIKEFPIKSRATKGVISIKITKKNKSVVKAIQVNEKNQIIIITNSGKLVRTRVSEINILKRNTQGVILIRMFKKEKVVGLQKIQEELI, via the coding sequence ATGAACAAATTTGCAAAAAAAATAATAAAAGTAAAAATTGAAAAAGAATTAAAAAATTCTTATTTAGACTATGCTATGTCAGTAATTATTGGAAGAGCACTTCCAGATGTGAGAGATGGATTAAAACCTGTTCATAGAAGAATACTCTTTGCAATGTATATTCTTAATAATAAATGGAACAAACCATATAAAAAATCTGCTAGAATTGTAGGAGACGTAATAGGAAAATATCACCCACATGGAGATACAGCTGTATATGATTCTATTGTAAGAATGGCTCAATTTTTCTCATTAAGATATATGTTAATTGATGGACAAGGAAATTTTGGATCAATAGATGGAGATTCTCCAGCAGCTATGAGATATACTGAAATAAGAATGTCAAAAATAGCCCATACATTTTTAAATGATTTAGATAAAAAAACAGTTAAATTTATAAAAAATTATGATGGATCTGAAAAAATACCAGAAATTCTACCTGCAGAAATACCAAATCTTTTAATAAATGGATCATCTGGAATTGCTGTAGGAATGGCAACAAATATTCCACCTCACAATTTAAACGAAACAATTAATGCATGTTTAAAATATTTAAACAATCCAAAAATTAGTTTAAATAATTTAATGAAATATATTCCAGGACCAGATTTTCCAACATATGGAATAATAAATGGTAAATCAGGTATAAAAACAGCATATAAAACTGGAAAAGGAAAAATTTATATTAGAGCTAGAATAAAAATTGAAAATAATATAAAAACAAAAAAAAAATCTATTATTATATATCAATTACCTTATCAAACAAACAAATCCAAATTAATAAAAAAAATTGCAAATTTAGTAAAAGAAAAAAAAATAGAAGGAATTTCAGCGCTTAGAGACGAAAGTGATAAAGATGGAATGAGAATTGTAATTGAAATAAAAAAAGAATTTCTATCTGAAATTATACTTAACAAATTATATTTATTAACATCATTACAAATTTCTTTCGGAATAAATATGGTAGCCTTGTATCAAGGTCAACCAAAATTAATGAATCTTAAAGATATCATACAATCTTTTATTATTCATAGAAAAGAAATTGTAACTAAAAGATGTTTTTTTAATTATAAAAAATATAAAAAAAAAATGATTTTATTAGAAGGATTAACAGTAGCATTAGAAAATATTGATCAAATAATATCATGTATAAAATCTTCTAATAAAACAAAAGAAGCAAAAAAAATTTTATTATCTAAAAAATGGAAAATAAATAGTTCCATAAAAAAAATAATTAATAAAAAAAAATTAAATAAAAAATATACTTTTTCTGATAAACAAGTAGAAAAAATACTCAATACAAAATTAAGTAAATTAACAAATTTAGAATATGAAAAAATTATTTATCAATATCAAAAATTTAAAAAAGAAATGTTTTATTTAAAAGAAATTTTAAATAATGAAAAAAAAATGATTAAAGTCATAGAAAAAGAATTAAAATTAATAAAAAAAAAATTTGGAGATTTAAGAAAAACAGAAATTACAGATAAAAAATCAAATATTGCTATTAAAGATATGATTACATCAGAAGATGTTGTTGTAACTTTATCTCATTCTGGATATGTAAAATATCAACCAATAACAGAATATAAAGCACAAAAAAGAGGAGGAAAGGGAAAATATGCAGCTAAAGTTAAATCAGAAGATTATATAGAAAACTTATTAATAGCTAATACTCATGATACTATATTATGTTTTTCCAGTAAAGGAATAATATATTGGATGAAAGTATATCAACTACCAGAAGCAAGTCGTCATTCAAGAGGAAAACCAATAATAAATTTATTACCATTAAATAACAAAGAAAGAATTACTGCAATTTTACCATTAAGTAAATATTTAGAAAAAAAAAATATATTTATGGCTACAGCTTTAGGTATAGTTAAAAAAACATCTTTAAAAAAATTTCAAAATCCAAGAAATAAAGGAATTATAGCTTTAAATTTAAAAAAAAATGATGAATTAATAGGTGTATCATTAACAAATGGAAAAAATAATATAATGTTATTTACATCAAAAGGAAAAGTAGTGCAATTTTCAGAAAATTATGTTAGATCAATGGGAAGAACAGCAACTGGTGTAAAAGGAATAAAAATAGAAAAAAATGATAAAGTTGTTTCTTTAATTATTCCAAAAAAAAATGGAGAAATACTAGTTATTACAAAAAAAGGATACGGAAAAAGAACAAATATTAAAGAATTTCCTATAAAATCCAGAGCTACAAAAGGAGTAATCTCAATAAAAATTACTAAAAAAAATAAATCTGTAGTAAAAGCTATTCAAGTAAATGAAAAAAATCAAATAATTATCATTACAAATTCTGGAAAATTAGTACGAACTAGAGTATCAGAAATTAATATTTTAAAAAGAAATACGCAAGGAGTTATTTTGATAAGAATGTTTAAAAAAGAAAAAGTTGTTGGATTACAGAAAATTCAAGAAGAATTAATATAA
- a CDS encoding DUF2076 domain-containing protein, translated as MNNKEKDLILDLFARLKKAEKSSSERDKKAENFIKDCFKKQTNSIYYIIQTVLVQEVAIKNLNNIINKLKEKEREISNNSCKKSFLSGLLDKYIPSNKNSELNNNSNLRKNFYSTNNSLPSNKSFNENFNSSLGGTPGSFLGNALQTAAGVAGGMIAGNMLMNLFHKNSSEDIFNNTENNFFIEDSQDLNNLDLSDNSSKKSSFQNQNDLDNFDNTSNENSFKNDSIPIEDDSQDKEISEDIYNLENENFVDDDLDDDNEENNY; from the coding sequence ATGAATAATAAAGAGAAAGATTTAATATTAGATTTATTTGCTAGATTAAAAAAAGCTGAAAAATCTTCTTCTGAACGAGATAAGAAAGCTGAAAATTTTATAAAGGATTGTTTTAAAAAACAAACTAATTCTATTTATTACATTATTCAAACCGTTTTAGTTCAAGAAGTAGCTATAAAAAATTTAAATAATATAATAAATAAATTAAAAGAAAAAGAAAGAGAAATTTCAAATAATTCATGTAAAAAAAGTTTTTTATCTGGATTATTAGATAAATATATTCCATCAAATAAAAATAGTGAATTAAATAATAATTCTAATTTAAGAAAAAATTTTTATTCAACTAATAATAGTTTACCTTCAAATAAATCCTTTAATGAAAATTTTAATTCATCTTTAGGAGGAACTCCTGGAAGTTTTCTTGGAAATGCTTTACAAACAGCAGCTGGAGTTGCTGGAGGAATGATTGCTGGAAATATGTTAATGAATTTATTTCATAAAAATAGTAGTGAGGATATATTTAATAATACAGAGAATAATTTTTTTATAGAAGATTCTCAAGATTTGAACAATTTAGATCTTTCAGATAATTCTTCTAAAAAATCATCTTTTCAAAATCAAAATGATTTAGATAATTTTGATAACACTTCAAATGAAAATTCTTTTAAAAATGATTCAATACCTATTGAAGATGATAGTCAAGATAAAGAAATTTCAGAAGATATTTATAATCTTGAAAATGAAAATTTTGTTGATGATGATTTAGATGATGATAATGAAGAAAATAATTATTAA
- a CDS encoding redoxin domain-containing protein, which translates to MSLVTQKAPNFIASAVLKNKKIIENFNLKKYIKNKKAVLFFWPMDFTFVCPSEIIKFNKLYKEFKIRKVKLIGVSLDSVYVHLAWQKTKYKNGGIGPINYVMVSDLKRKIQKSYNIEHPKLGVSLRASFLIDENRIIRHEVVNDLPYGRNIKEMLRMIDSIIFHEKFGEVCPANWTIKKKGIKPTPQGISKYLSKKYK; encoded by the coding sequence ATGTCATTAGTAACTCAAAAAGCTCCAAATTTTATTGCATCGGCAGTATTAAAAAATAAAAAAATAATAGAAAATTTTAATTTAAAAAAATACATAAAAAATAAAAAAGCTGTTTTATTTTTTTGGCCAATGGATTTTACTTTTGTATGTCCATCAGAAATTATAAAATTTAATAAATTATATAAAGAATTTAAGATAAGAAAAGTAAAATTAATTGGTGTTTCTCTAGATTCAGTTTATGTACATTTAGCATGGCAAAAAACTAAATATAAAAATGGAGGAATAGGCCCTATAAATTATGTTATGGTTTCTGATCTTAAAAGAAAAATACAAAAATCTTATAACATTGAACATCCAAAATTAGGCGTATCATTAAGAGCATCTTTTTTAATTGATGAAAATAGAATAATAAGACATGAAGTAGTAAATGATCTTCCATATGGAAGAAATATTAAAGAAATGTTAAGAATGATAGATTCTATTATATTTCATGAAAAATTTGGAGAAGTATGTCCAGCTAATTGGACAATTAAAAAAAAAGGAATAAAACCAACTCCTCAAGGAATATCAAAATATTTATCTAAAAAATACAAATAA
- the ung gene encoding uracil-DNA glycosylase, whose protein sequence is MYKYDWKNLLKEKKIKIIKIVRKINNLRSFERIFPKKKDVFKVFNLTKFNDIKVVILGQDPYFKEKQAHGLAFSVKSGIICPPSLKNIFKEIKRDINDKIKFKSGCLKKWSYQGVFLLNSILTVSLNRPRSHIKFGWEEITDYVISLINFYHSGVIFLLWGSYAQKKRSLIDIKKNYVLCTSHPSPFSVYKGFFGCKHFSEVNRLLKFEKQKIIDWSID, encoded by the coding sequence ATGTATAAGTATGATTGGAAAAATTTATTAAAAGAAAAAAAAATAAAAATTATAAAAATAGTACGTAAAATTAATAATTTAAGATCTTTTGAAAGAATTTTTCCAAAAAAAAAAGATGTTTTTAAAGTTTTTAATTTAACTAAATTTAATGATATTAAAGTAGTAATATTAGGTCAAGATCCATATTTTAAAGAAAAACAAGCTCATGGCTTAGCATTTTCTGTAAAATCAGGAATTATTTGTCCTCCTTCATTGAAAAATATTTTTAAAGAAATTAAAAGAGATATTAATGATAAAATAAAATTTAAATCAGGATGTTTAAAAAAATGGTCTTATCAAGGTGTTTTTTTATTAAATTCTATTTTAACTGTATCTTTAAATCGTCCTAGGTCACATATTAAATTTGGATGGGAAGAGATTACGGATTATGTTATTTCATTAATTAATTTTTATCATTCTGGAGTAATATTTTTATTGTGGGGATCTTATGCTCAAAAGAAAAGAAGTCTTATTGATATAAAAAAAAATTATGTTTTATGTACATCTCATCCATCTCCTTTTTCAGTATATAAAGGATTTTTTGGTTGTAAACATTTTTCTGAAGTAAATAGATTATTAAAATTTGAAAAACAAAAAATTATTGATTGGAGTATTGATTAA
- the grpE gene encoding nucleotide exchange factor GrpE, producing MTFTEDKKIKQEKEINQKENKVDKKKKIKKILQTIYKLKDKILKNKKQIKELPLIFLAKEDNIKKKTSEECKIIKKKKRHDFFKKIFLIIDDLEKIIVLISNINNKDDPKLRGISLIKKSLLDLIKKNNIRIEGKIDEIYNHEKHKLNINKENAHKYLKIKKVLKNGYSIDKKLLRKALVDV from the coding sequence ATGACTTTTACAGAAGATAAAAAAATTAAACAAGAAAAAGAAATTAATCAAAAAGAAAATAAAGTAGATAAAAAAAAAAAAATAAAAAAAATTTTACAAACAATATATAAATTAAAAGATAAAATCCTAAAAAATAAAAAACAAATTAAAGAACTACCATTAATATTTTTAGCAAAAGAAGATAATATAAAAAAGAAAACAAGCGAAGAATGTAAAATAATTAAAAAAAAAAAAAGACACGATTTTTTTAAAAAAATATTTTTAATTATAGATGATCTTGAAAAAATTATTGTTTTAATTTCTAATATAAATAATAAAGATGATCCAAAATTAAGAGGAATTTCTTTAATTAAAAAATCTTTATTAGATTTAATTAAAAAAAATAATATTAGAATAGAAGGTAAAATAGATGAAATATATAATCATGAAAAACATAAATTAAATATTAATAAAGAAAATGCTCATAAATACTTAAAAATAAAAAAAGTTTTAAAAAATGGATATTCTATAGATAAAAAATTATTAAGAAAAGCATTAGTAGATGTTTAA
- the grxD gene encoding Grx4 family monothiol glutaredoxin — MKIISKIKNQISKYPILIYMKGSPQFPSCGFSSRAVQILSSFKVKFFHVDILKNLDIRNELPKFSNWPTFPQIWISGKLIGGSDILFELYKNGKLQEIIKKALKGSKNK; from the coding sequence ATGAAAATAATTTCTAAAATTAAAAATCAAATTTCTAAATACCCTATTCTTATATATATGAAAGGTTCTCCTCAATTTCCTAGTTGTGGTTTTTCTTCAAGAGCAGTTCAAATTTTATCAAGTTTTAAAGTAAAGTTTTTTCATGTAGATATTCTTAAAAATTTAGATATAAGAAATGAACTTCCAAAATTTTCTAATTGGCCTACTTTTCCTCAAATATGGATTTCTGGAAAATTAATAGGAGGTAGTGATATCTTATTTGAGTTATATAAAAATGGAAAATTACAAGAAATAATTAAAAAAGCTTTAAAAGGTAGTAAAAATAAATAA
- the rnt gene encoding ribonuclease T, giving the protein MQKINKKNLLSERFRTFYPVVIDVETSGFNPITDALLEIAVITLTMNNYGWLNIEKKIHFHIKPFQGSLIKKEALSFNKIDPFNPLRGAISEKLALKEIFSIIYHGIKKYECSKAIIVAHNANFDHSFIMSASERSKIKKNPFHPFATFDTATLSGLAVGQTVLSKACRAIGLSFDNNQAHSALYDTLQTANLFCKIINRWKKLGGWPINNI; this is encoded by the coding sequence ATGCAAAAAATAAATAAAAAAAATCTTCTAAGTGAAAGATTTCGAACTTTTTATCCAGTCGTAATAGATGTTGAAACATCTGGATTCAATCCAATAACAGATGCATTATTAGAAATAGCTGTAATTACATTAACAATGAACAATTATGGATGGTTAAATATAGAAAAAAAAATTCATTTTCATATCAAACCTTTTCAAGGTTCATTAATTAAAAAAGAAGCATTATCTTTTAATAAAATTGATCCATTTAATCCTCTTAGAGGTGCAATAAGTGAAAAACTTGCATTAAAAGAAATTTTTTCTATAATATATCATGGTATAAAAAAATATGAATGTAGTAAAGCAATAATTGTTGCTCATAATGCAAACTTTGATCATAGTTTTATTATGTCAGCATCAGAACGGTCAAAAATAAAGAAAAATCCATTTCATCCATTTGCAACATTTGATACAGCAACATTAAGTGGATTAGCAGTTGGTCAAACTGTTTTATCTAAAGCTTGCAGAGCAATTGGGTTATCATTTGATAATAATCAAGCACACTCTGCGTTATATGATACTCTTCAAACAGCAAACTTATTTTGTAAAATAATTAATCGTTGGAAAAAATTAGGAGGTTGGCCAATAAATAATATATAA
- a CDS encoding Fe-Mn family superoxide dismutase, producing the protein MIHKLPDLNFFYDDFEPYFDTKTMKIHYTKHHQTYINNLNNFLKNTKFSKYDKNSLLSKLDLIPKKNRNYVRNNLGGHINHSFFWKILKKNTFLKGKLKKYIKKYFLNFDNFKKCFIQSAMGHFGSGWVWLVQWKKKLFITNTSNQDNPRMSKNFVKNSGFPILGLDLWEHSYYLKYQNNKLEYINAYFNIINWDQASINFEKSLLLNI; encoded by the coding sequence ATGATACATAAATTACCAGATTTAAATTTTTTTTATGACGATTTTGAACCTTATTTTGATACTAAAACTATGAAGATTCATTATACTAAACATCATCAAACATATATCAATAATTTAAATAATTTTTTAAAAAACACAAAATTTTCAAAATATGATAAAAATTCTTTATTATCTAAATTAGATTTAATTCCTAAGAAAAATAGAAATTATGTTCGAAATAATTTAGGCGGTCATATCAATCATAGTTTTTTTTGGAAAATTTTAAAAAAAAATACTTTTTTAAAAGGTAAATTAAAAAAATATATTAAGAAATATTTTTTAAATTTTGATAATTTTAAAAAATGTTTTATACAATCTGCTATGGGTCATTTTGGTTCAGGATGGGTTTGGTTAGTTCAATGGAAGAAAAAATTATTTATTACAAATACTTCAAATCAGGATAATCCAAGAATGAGTAAAAATTTTGTTAAAAATTCAGGTTTTCCTATTCTTGGTTTGGATTTATGGGAACATTCTTATTATTTAAAATATCAAAATAATAAATTAGAATATATAAATGCTTATTTTAATATTATAAATTGGGATCAAGCTTCTATAAATTTTGAGAAATCTTTATTGTTAAACATATAA
- the pth gene encoding aminoacyl-tRNA hydrolase: MNKIKMIIGLGNPISNYKNTRHNVGIWYIKLLSNYFHSNFKKIKKFLGYKCKISFLKKDILLFFPDIFMNLNGNSILKVSQFYNIKLSEMLVIHDELDLLPGFIKIKYGYGSNGHNGLKSVIEKFNKNTFYHRLSIGIGRPNFRKDVSNFVLSTPKLNEKNIILKSINKSINSIFFKKKYNFLF; this comes from the coding sequence TTGAATAAAATAAAAATGATAATAGGATTAGGAAATCCAATATCTAATTATAAAAATACACGTCATAATGTTGGAATTTGGTATATAAAATTATTATCAAATTATTTTCATTCAAATTTTAAAAAAATAAAAAAATTTTTAGGATATAAATGTAAAATTTCTTTTTTAAAAAAAGATATATTATTATTTTTTCCAGATATTTTTATGAATTTAAATGGGAATTCTATATTAAAAGTATCTCAATTTTATAATATTAAATTAAGTGAAATGTTAGTTATTCATGATGAGTTAGATTTATTACCAGGATTTATAAAAATAAAATATGGTTATGGAAGTAATGGACATAATGGTTTAAAAAGTGTTATAGAAAAATTTAATAAAAATACTTTTTATCATCGTCTATCAATTGGAATAGGTCGTCCAAATTTTAGAAAAGATGTTTCTAACTTTGTTTTATCAACACCTAAACTAAATGAAAAAAATATCATTTTGAAATCTATTAATAAATCAATTAATTCAATTTTTTTTAAAAAAAAATATAATTTTTTATTTTAA
- the ychF gene encoding redox-regulated ATPase YchF, whose translation MGVQCGIIGLPNVGKSTIFNILTKMTVPSLNFPFCTISPNIGFSIVYDKRLINLKKIVSPKKVIFSSVKLVDIAGLVKGASKGEGLGNKFLQEIKKVNALIHVVRCFKDESIIHVQNKVNPINDIDVINTELIFSDINVCEKSIIILNNSKNIDENLIYEEKSLLNKCLLNLKNFIFLRKINFSQKEMFLIKKFNFLTLKPMLYLININIDNKKNVCLNNVKEFLKNDIYKTINPNSLKETNKYDNRLFDLSKIIHSIYKILKLKTFFTVGKKEIRAWSFIKNSKCIDVSKIIHSDFKKGFIRAKVIRYKDFIRYKNENSVKKAGKLKLEGKNYLVQDGDIIHFLFNL comes from the coding sequence ATGGGTGTTCAATGTGGAATTATTGGTTTACCAAATGTAGGAAAATCTACTATTTTTAACATTTTAACAAAAATGACTGTTCCATCACTGAATTTTCCATTTTGTACTATTAGTCCTAATATAGGATTTTCAATTGTTTATGATAAAAGATTAATTAATTTGAAAAAGATTGTTTCTCCTAAAAAAGTTATTTTTTCATCAGTTAAATTAGTGGATATTGCTGGTTTAGTAAAAGGTGCATCAAAAGGTGAAGGTTTAGGTAACAAATTTTTACAAGAAATAAAAAAAGTTAATGCTTTAATACATGTTGTTAGATGTTTTAAAGATGAAAGTATTATTCATGTACAGAATAAAGTAAATCCTATTAATGATATTGATGTAATTAATACAGAACTAATATTTTCAGATATTAATGTTTGTGAAAAAAGCATTATTATTTTAAATAATTCTAAAAATATAGATGAAAATTTAATTTATGAAGAAAAGTCTTTATTAAATAAATGTTTGTTAAATTTAAAAAATTTTATATTTTTGAGAAAAATTAATTTTTCTCAAAAAGAAATGTTTTTAATAAAAAAGTTTAATTTTTTAACTTTAAAACCAATGTTATATTTAATTAACATTAACATAGATAATAAAAAAAATGTTTGTTTGAACAATGTTAAAGAATTTTTAAAAAATGATATTTATAAAACAATTAACCCAAACTCTTTAAAAGAGACAAATAAATATGATAATAGATTATTTGACTTATCTAAAATTATTCATTCTATTTACAAAATTTTAAAATTAAAAACTTTTTTTACTGTTGGAAAAAAAGAAATTCGAGCATGGTCTTTTATAAAGAATTCAAAATGTATAGATGTTTCTAAAATTATACATAGTGATTTTAAAAAGGGATTTATACGAGCAAAAGTAATTCGTTATAAAGATTTTATCCGTTATAAAAATGAAAATTCTGTTAAGAAAGCTGGAAAATTGAAATTAGAAGGAAAGAATTATTTAGTTCAAGATGGAGATATTATACATTTTTTATTTAATTTATAA
- the thrC gene encoding threonine synthase, protein MKLYNLKKKNEIVNFSNAVKLGLGAKQGLFFPKNLPIFSKETIKNLLKKKFVHRSQKILSLLIGSEIKKKIIYSSVKSAFSFSEPKISKIKKNIACCELFHGPTLAFKDYGAKFMAHILSFLNKKKKLITILTATSGDTGAAVAHAFYKMKNIKVVILYPKGKISTIQKKLFCTLGKNIITIAIDGSFDDCQKLVKQSFNDQEIKKYTQLNSANSINISRLLAQICYFFEIFHLIKKKNIVLSIPCGNFGNLTAGLLAKSMGLPIKKLILSTNSNDTIPRFLKEGIWNPYPTISTISNAMDISKPNNWTRVEEIFKRKKWNIKELGYGSVTEKETIKNLKELFKKYKYISEPHASIAYTILKKEIKKEEYGIFLGTAHPIKFKKTVERNLKIKLKKSKIISNLSNLKEFCYNIKPDFKKLKRILIKN, encoded by the coding sequence ATGAAATTATATAATCTTAAAAAAAAAAATGAAATAGTAAATTTTTCAAATGCAGTTAAACTAGGTTTAGGTGCTAAACAAGGATTATTTTTTCCAAAAAATCTACCAATATTTTCTAAAGAAACAATAAAAAATTTATTGAAAAAAAAATTTGTTCATCGAAGTCAAAAAATTTTATCTCTATTAATTGGATCAGAAATAAAAAAAAAAATTATATATTCTAGTGTAAAATCAGCATTTTCATTTTCAGAACCTAAAATTTCAAAAATTAAAAAAAATATTGCATGTTGTGAATTGTTTCATGGACCAACTCTTGCGTTTAAAGATTATGGAGCTAAATTTATGGCTCATATTTTATCATTCTTAAATAAAAAAAAAAAATTAATTACAATATTAACTGCAACTTCTGGAGATACAGGAGCAGCAGTAGCTCATGCATTTTATAAAATGAAAAACATTAAAGTAGTAATATTATATCCAAAAGGAAAAATTAGTACTATTCAAAAAAAACTATTTTGTACTTTAGGAAAAAATATTATAACTATAGCAATTGATGGAAGTTTTGATGATTGTCAAAAACTTGTCAAACAGTCATTTAATGATCAAGAAATAAAAAAATATACACAATTAAACTCAGCAAATTCTATTAATATAAGTAGATTACTTGCACAAATATGTTATTTTTTTGAAATCTTTCATTTAATTAAAAAAAAAAACATAGTATTATCTATACCATGTGGAAATTTTGGAAACTTAACAGCAGGACTATTAGCAAAATCTATGGGATTACCAATAAAAAAATTAATTTTATCTACTAATTCGAATGATACTATTCCAAGATTTTTAAAAGAAGGAATTTGGAATCCATACCCAACAATTTCTACAATTTCTAATGCAATGGATATTAGTAAACCAAATAACTGGACTAGAGTAGAAGAAATATTTAAAAGAAAAAAATGGAATATAAAAGAATTAGGATATGGTAGTGTAACAGAAAAAGAAACAATAAAAAATCTAAAAGAATTATTTAAAAAATACAAGTATATCTCAGAACCACATGCATCAATAGCATATACTATTTTAAAAAAAGAAATAAAAAAAGAAGAATATGGAATTTTTTTAGGAACGGCACATCCAATTAAATTTAAAAAAACCGTTGAAAGAAATTTAAAAATAAAACTAAAAAAATCAAAAATTATATCTAATTTATCTAATTTAAAAGAATTTTGTTATAATATAAAACCAGATTTTAAAAAATTAAAAAGAATACTGATTAAAAATTAA